Below is a window of Campylobacteraceae bacterium DNA.
ACTCACTTTCAATTGCTTGTATGCATTGTACAGATGCACCATGTGAGCAAGTATGTCCAGTTGATTGTTTTTATATTAGAGAAGACGGAATTGTTCTTCATAGTAAAGAAAAATGTATCGGTTGTGCTTATTGTTTATATGCCTGTCCTTTTGGAGCTCCTCAGTTCCCTCAAGATGGTGCTTTTGGAACAAAAGGTGCTATGGATAAATGTACTATGTGTGCAGGTGGTCCTGAACAAACTAACTCACATACTGAAAGAGAACTTTATGGTCAAAATAGAATTTCTGAAGGTAAAGTTCCAGTTTGTGCAGCTATGTGTTCTACAAAAGCATTATTAGTTGGTGATTCTCAAGAAATCTCTAAAATATATAGAGAAAGAGTTTTATCAGTT
It encodes the following:
- a CDS encoding 4Fe-4S dicluster domain-containing protein, with amino-acid sequence MSENARLKFYCDDQRCIACDGCSVACAEAHELPAGINRRKVITMNEGIQGLEYSLSIACMHCTDAPCEQVCPVDCFYIREDGIVLHSKEKCIGCAYCLYACPFGAPQFPQDGAFGTKGAMDKCTMCAGGPEQTNSHTERELYGQNRISEGKVPVCAAMCSTKALLVGDSQEISKIYRERVLSV